A stretch of the Leptospiraceae bacterium genome encodes the following:
- a CDS encoding site-specific DNA-methyltransferase: MSDSSQAKKNLNQISVGEFWTAKQRQAHPIHYAVSYRAAFKPELPSFFIQEYLGKKKRVVLDPFGGRGTTAIQANLDGHYAIHNDINPLSLFLAKSRQVIPSLAEISEKLASLDLSKKAEDSKMDEDLSPFFHKDTLKEIKNLRLQAKKDSSHTMNYIMLTALSRLHGHSKGFFSVYTFPQFSISPESQRRNNSKRKQIPDYRDIKSRILSKAKRDLSKGIPPFYHEFSKKNLYTNHSSEKMTGIETSTVDFVVTSPPFLDKVNYVEDNWMKCWFMDIGSELTEEISMLHSLDGWTKFIKASLKECSRVMKKNAHLVMEVGDVLSGKTLINLDDVVIHASTGTGLSWEKTYINTQKFTKLSNCWNVSNNEKGTNSNRCVVFRNLK; the protein is encoded by the coding sequence ATGTCAGATTCTAGTCAAGCAAAAAAAAATCTAAATCAAATTTCAGTCGGTGAATTTTGGACAGCCAAACAAAGACAAGCGCATCCAATCCATTATGCAGTTAGTTATCGAGCAGCCTTTAAGCCGGAATTACCTTCCTTCTTCATCCAGGAATATCTGGGAAAGAAAAAAAGGGTGGTTCTAGACCCATTTGGGGGACGTGGCACAACTGCAATCCAAGCCAATCTAGACGGTCACTACGCCATTCACAATGATATAAACCCGCTTTCTCTTTTTCTTGCCAAATCAAGACAGGTAATTCCAAGTCTAGCTGAGATAAGTGAAAAACTTGCTTCTCTGGATTTGAGTAAAAAAGCAGAAGACTCGAAAATGGATGAAGACCTTTCTCCTTTTTTTCATAAAGATACTCTAAAAGAAATTAAAAATCTCAGACTGCAAGCAAAGAAAGATTCCTCTCACACGATGAATTATATCATGTTAACCGCTCTCTCTCGTTTGCATGGACACTCGAAAGGATTTTTTTCTGTCTATACCTTTCCCCAATTTTCTATCTCTCCGGAGTCACAGCGGAGAAATAATAGTAAACGCAAACAGATACCTGATTATAGAGATATAAAATCTAGAATTCTTTCCAAAGCAAAACGGGATTTAAGTAAAGGCATTCCTCCTTTCTATCATGAATTTTCGAAAAAGAATCTCTATACAAATCATAGCTCTGAGAAAATGACAGGCATTGAAACATCTACTGTTGACTTTGTAGTTACCTCTCCTCCTTTCTTAGATAAAGTAAACTATGTAGAAGACAATTGGATGAAATGCTGGTTCATGGATATTGGCTCTGAACTAACAGAAGAAATTTCCATGCTTCATTCCTTAGATGGTTGGACAAAATTCATCAAGGCATCTCTTAAAGAATGCTCGCGGGTAATGAAGAAAAACGCTCATCTTGTTATGGAAGTAGGCGATGTCCTTTCGGGGAAAACACTCATTAACCTCGACGATGTAGTCATTCACGCCTCCACCGGCACAGGTCTTTCCTGGGAAAAAACTTATATCAATACCCAAAAATTTACAAAGCTTTCCAATTGCTGGAATGTTTCCAATAACGAAAAAGGAACAAACTCAAACCGTTGTGTAGTGTTTAGGAATTTGAAGTAG